In a single window of the candidate division WOR-3 bacterium genome:
- a CDS encoding efflux RND transporter periplasmic adaptor subunit, which yields MGKNGKILFLFSLLFLFSCGKRGEKVGRGEFIPTVAVTVVEKRKVTRTLQLFGTISGEEQVMVFSKITGRVTEIRKREGSEVKEGEAIVYVLNDIPGMDYKPGPVPSPISGVVGKIYVEVGQQVGPTTPIANVANYSQRVKIKAPLSDQDLKFVKKSAPARISLSAYPDTAFEGWVSNVSPILDPISRTATVEITIPNKNKKLIPGMAAKIVLVLEEKENALALPRNAIFFEEKNKVFVVEDEVAHLKEVAVGLIGDELVEITSGLREGEKVVTLGKERLKDGGKVRVAAHWGEGGTR from the coding sequence ATGGGAAAGAATGGAAAAATCCTTTTTCTCTTTTCTCTCCTTTTTCTTTTCTCTTGTGGTAAAAGGGGAGAAAAAGTGGGGAGGGGTGAATTTATTCCGACCGTCGCGGTGACGGTGGTTGAGAAAAGAAAGGTAACCCGGACCTTACAACTCTTCGGCACCATCTCCGGGGAGGAGCAGGTTATGGTCTTTTCCAAAATCACCGGTCGGGTGACCGAGATTAGAAAGAGGGAAGGTTCGGAAGTGAAAGAAGGTGAGGCGATTGTTTACGTCCTAAATGATATTCCAGGTATGGACTACAAACCAGGTCCGGTCCCTTCTCCCATTTCGGGGGTGGTGGGGAAAATTTATGTGGAAGTTGGTCAACAGGTGGGGCCGACGACTCCCATCGCCAATGTCGCCAACTATTCCCAGAGGGTGAAGATAAAGGCGCCGCTGAGCGACCAGGATTTGAAATTTGTCAAGAAATCGGCTCCGGCACGGATTTCCCTTAGCGCTTATCCTGATACGGCTTTTGAGGGTTGGGTGAGTAATGTCTCGCCCATTTTAGACCCTATTTCCCGAACCGCCACCGTTGAGATCACCATCCCTAATAAAAATAAGAAATTAATTCCCGGGATGGCGGCTAAAATAGTTCTGGTCTTAGAGGAAAAGGAGAATGCCCTCGCTTTACCACGGAATGCCATCTTCTTTGAGGAGAAAAATAAGGTCTTTGTTGTAGAGGATGAGGTCGCCCACTTGAAAGAAGTGGCGGTTGGTCTTATTGGTGATGAGTTGGTGGAAATTACCTCTGGTTTGCGGGAAGGGGAGAAGGTGGTGACCTTAGGGAAGGAGAGGTTGAAGGATGGTGGCAAGGTGAGAGTTGCGGCTCACTGGGGTGAAGGAGGGACAAGATGA
- a CDS encoding TolC family protein: MKRERRANSWFLFLYLFGFRLLTADTLLLTLEKSIALALQNNRLISQTKAKIEEMVYQKGITFSSFLPQINLSGTFYRTDRINKFNLVAPRYENLPLPVVDPLTGETIGFTPPIPLIVGVDTLALELGARNNYLLRGTVQQTLFTWGKVWYAYRIAGLSLNLEKEGLKVVEGQVKVAVVEGFYQAFLAQKMVDLLLKSQEQLERHLSRVKMLYERGLANRLDLLKTEVKLAEVAVQVARMRNNAQMALASLCSTLGLDINTPVVLAAELEREDWSLSAEEAIQTALVKRPELSQLREAIKIVQLTKRIALTANLPTFFGQLNYDYKNPVGFEKRWGSDWNLTLGFTLPLFTGFSNLNKIKQAQAKERQAQLALKLAEEGIKLEVLSFVNALNQERENIIAQEKNLQVAREALSLAEKGYESGFVTNLDYLDSSLSLSQSEIAYWQSLANYQIIKAKLKRAIGEF, from the coding sequence ATGAAGAGAGAGCGGAGAGCGAACTCTTGGTTTCTTTTCCTTTACCTTTTTGGCTTTCGGTTATTAACTGCTGATACCCTTCTCCTCACCTTGGAGAAGTCAATAGCACTCGCCCTCCAGAATAACCGGCTCATCAGTCAAACGAAGGCAAAGATTGAAGAGATGGTTTACCAGAAAGGGATTACCTTCTCTTCTTTCTTGCCGCAGATTAATCTTTCGGGAACCTTCTACCGAACCGACCGGATAAATAAGTTTAATCTCGTTGCTCCCCGCTACGAAAATTTACCCCTGCCGGTAGTGGATCCTTTAACCGGAGAGACAATTGGTTTCACGCCGCCCATTCCTCTAATTGTCGGAGTAGATACCCTGGCTTTAGAATTGGGTGCTCGGAACAATTATCTTTTAAGGGGGACAGTGCAACAGACTCTCTTCACCTGGGGGAAAGTTTGGTACGCCTATCGGATTGCCGGACTCTCCCTCAATCTGGAAAAGGAAGGTTTGAAGGTGGTGGAAGGACAGGTGAAGGTGGCGGTGGTGGAGGGTTTCTATCAGGCATTTTTGGCGCAAAAGATGGTTGATTTATTATTAAAATCTCAGGAACAACTCGAGAGACATTTAAGCCGGGTAAAGATGCTCTACGAAAGAGGTTTAGCCAACCGGCTTGATTTATTAAAGACCGAGGTGAAATTGGCGGAGGTAGCGGTTCAGGTTGCCCGGATGAGAAATAATGCCCAGATGGCTTTAGCTTCTCTCTGCTCCACCCTCGGCTTAGATATCAATACCCCAGTCGTTCTCGCCGCCGAATTAGAGCGGGAGGATTGGTCTTTGAGCGCAGAAGAGGCGATCCAAACCGCTTTGGTGAAAAGGCCAGAGCTCTCCCAATTGCGGGAGGCGATAAAGATTGTCCAATTGACCAAAAGAATTGCCCTCACCGCTAACCTGCCAACTTTTTTTGGTCAACTTAATTACGATTACAAAAACCCAGTCGGTTTTGAGAAGCGCTGGGGAAGTGATTGGAATCTCACCTTGGGCTTCACCCTTCCCTTATTTACCGGGTTTTCTAACCTTAATAAGATAAAACAGGCGCAGGCAAAGGAAAGGCAGGCCCAATTGGCTCTGAAATTGGCTGAAGAGGGGATAAAATTAGAAGTCTTGTCTTTCGTTAATGCCCTTAACCAAGAAAGGGAGAATATCATTGCCCAAGAGAAGAATCTCCAAGTGGCAAGAGAAGCACTCTCTCTGGCGGAAAAGGGATACGAAAGTGGTTTTGTGACCAATCTGGATTATTTGGATTCTTCCCTCAGCCTCTCCCAAAGTGAAATCGCTTACTGGCAATCTCTGGCTAACTACCAAATTATTAAGGCAAAATTGAAAAGGGCAATTGGTGAATTTTAG
- a CDS encoding TetR/AcrR family transcriptional regulator codes for MKLTSQSKRDLILKAAEGIFLKKGFFPTRVEDIARAAKVAKGTVYLYFSDKESIYLALFAQKIDEGISFLEKVIKSNYSAKEKLTQIFDDWLGRFAQSEGLPSFFTVENINIADKVIKRTRKEIFPRVRKMVRLVAKIIQEGIREEEFRPLDPEIASLTFLHLLHVGLLYQAFTKGLRGKEKFIKEIFFKGVER; via the coding sequence ATGAAACTGACCAGTCAGTCAAAAAGAGACTTAATCTTAAAGGCAGCGGAAGGAATCTTCTTAAAGAAAGGTTTCTTCCCCACCCGGGTTGAGGATATCGCCCGGGCGGCTAAAGTGGCTAAGGGTACGGTCTATCTCTATTTTTCGGATAAGGAGAGTATCTACTTGGCTCTTTTCGCCCAAAAGATTGATGAAGGTATCTCTTTTTTAGAAAAGGTGATTAAAAGTAATTACTCGGCAAAAGAGAAGTTAACCCAGATTTTTGACGATTGGCTCGGCCGCTTTGCCCAAAGTGAAGGACTCCCCTCTTTCTTCACCGTGGAAAACATTAATATCGCTGATAAGGTGATTAAGAGAACGAGGAAGGAAATCTTTCCCCGGGTCCGGAAGATGGTCCGGCTGGTGGCTAAAATTATTCAGGAAGGGATAAGGGAAGAGGAATTCCGCCCCCTCGATCCGGAAATTGCCTCCCTCACCTTCCTCCATTTGCTCCATGTCGGTCTTCTCTACCAGGCATTCACAAAGGGTTTGCGGGGAAAAGAAAAATTTATCAAGGAGATATTTTTTAAGGGAGTGGAAAGATGA